In Alteribacter keqinensis, the sequence CAGCCGCTCCTTATCATTCATGCATCTTTCGATCCTCCCGCTGTAATTAATTTCAGAAACCGTTCAAAATCGGCCGCATTCTTTTCACAGCCAAGTTCTCTTAATAGAGATATCATGCGGTTAACGTGTTCTGTGCCTTTTTTCACCTGTCCCTTCTTAATCATATAAATGCCTTTGACGTATCTCACGTGTATTCTTAGGTGAGTTTCGTGTTCTTCCAGCTTAAGACTCTCAATATATGAAAAGAACTTCAGGATATCCTCATTGTATTTGGTGACCATTTCATCACCTTTATTTACAGGCCCCATTAAATAAATGATTGTACTTAAGAAGATACTTGCCATCACGTTTTTATAATCTTTAAATGAGTGGTATCGCTTCCCTTTTTTAAAAGCGGTGTGGGATAAATTCAATACCATGTCAGGGTTCATTAATAACATGGTTGATTTATACAGCTTCAATTCATAGTAACCCCACACTTCTACTGAGAAAAGGTAATCAAATAATGAGTCAGGATTAAGTTGCAGGTCATCACTGCTTTCGTTTTTTAATATATTCCCGTAGAGTTCAAGTAAGATCAGGTGATTTTGATTTTCTTCAACTTCCGCCAATTGTTCCAACTTTCC encodes:
- a CDS encoding helix-turn-helix domain-containing protein — translated: MERYGQTLRKIRKQKGLSMKELAGDSLSVSFLSKFERGESDISLTLIDQLLSRLHVSYDEFLYIHHDYSNRTIDSFFHRVNQAYMEQNIGKLEQLAEVEENQNHLILLELYGNILKNESSDDLQLNPDSLFDYLFSVEVWGYYELKLYKSTMLLMNPDMVLNLSHTAFKKGKRYHSFKDYKNVMASIFLSTIIYLMGPVNKGDEMVTKYNEDILKFFSYIESLKLEEHETHLRIHVRYVKGIYMIKKGQVKKGTEHVNRMISLLRELGCEKNAADFERFLKLITAGGSKDA